The following are from one region of the Yoonia sp. R2331 genome:
- a CDS encoding chloride channel protein, with the protein MSRTLATLIAELRGRIAADLRKAVRVMVTRGPSQMQFWFIALIIGIAAGTAALLFRLGITAIQTTVYGTDDVRLLHSFAADLAWYHILLIPACGGLIVGLLFHRFTPDARVRSVADVIEGAALHEGRVEVRQGAVSAIASMITLSTGGSTGREGPVVHMAAVISTLISRTIRADGVTGRDLLGCAVAAAVSASFNAPLAGALFALEVVLRHFAVHAFAPIVIASVAGTVINRLAFGDVTEFVLPTQNALAFYVELPAFLILGIVCGFVAVVLMRAIFWADDFGSFVQDRLRLPRFLRPAVAGLMLGGLAIWFPHIIGVGYETTSAALTGNLILHEAVVFVVLKVVAVAITMGGRMGGGVFSPSLMVGALTGLAFGMIATSVFPTVSGEGTLYALAGMGAVAAAVLGAPISTTLIVFELTGDWQTAMAVMVAVSLSTALSTRLVDRSFFLTQLERRNVHLAAGPQAYLLATFRVATIMRPRDDARAAPETACWDLVGEGVYIDGNATLEQAMPLFETGGHRFIPVVTLGGEDNPPELWGALFQVDALRAMNKALAETAREEHS; encoded by the coding sequence ATGAGCCGTACGCTCGCAACGCTGATTGCAGAACTTCGGGGCAGGATTGCCGCCGATCTGCGCAAGGCCGTGCGGGTGATGGTGACCCGTGGGCCAAGCCAGATGCAGTTCTGGTTCATCGCCCTGATTATCGGAATTGCGGCAGGCACAGCAGCCTTGCTGTTCCGGCTGGGGATCACCGCGATCCAGACCACGGTTTACGGCACCGACGATGTGCGGCTGTTGCACAGCTTTGCCGCTGACCTTGCATGGTATCACATCTTGCTGATCCCGGCCTGTGGCGGGCTGATCGTGGGGCTGCTGTTTCACCGGTTCACGCCAGATGCCCGCGTCCGGTCGGTTGCGGATGTGATTGAGGGGGCAGCCCTGCACGAAGGCCGGGTCGAGGTGCGGCAGGGGGCGGTGTCAGCCATTGCCAGCATGATTACCCTGTCTACGGGCGGGTCCACGGGCCGTGAAGGGCCGGTGGTGCATATGGCGGCGGTGATCTCGACCCTAATCAGCCGCACGATCCGCGCAGACGGTGTCACGGGCCGCGATTTGTTGGGCTGTGCGGTTGCCGCCGCTGTTTCGGCCAGCTTCAATGCGCCCTTGGCCGGTGCGCTTTTCGCACTGGAGGTTGTGCTGCGCCATTTTGCGGTGCACGCCTTTGCGCCGATCGTGATCGCGAGCGTGGCGGGCACGGTGATTAACCGGCTGGCCTTTGGCGATGTGACGGAATTTGTGCTGCCCACGCAGAACGCGCTGGCGTTTTATGTCGAACTGCCGGCCTTTTTGATCCTTGGGATTGTCTGCGGCTTTGTCGCTGTGGTGCTGATGCGGGCGATTTTCTGGGCCGATGACTTTGGCAGTTTCGTGCAGGACAGATTGCGCCTGCCAAGGTTTCTGCGACCGGCGGTGGCGGGGCTGATGCTGGGCGGTTTGGCGATCTGGTTTCCGCATATCATCGGCGTCGGCTATGAGACGACGTCTGCCGCGCTGACCGGCAATCTGATCCTGCACGAAGCGGTGGTTTTTGTGGTGCTCAAGGTGGTGGCCGTGGCGATCACGATGGGCGGGCGCATGGGCGGCGGGGTCTTTTCGCCATCACTGATGGTGGGCGCGTTGACGGGCCTTGCGTTTGGCATGATCGCGACAAGCGTATTCCCCACGGTATCGGGCGAGGGCACGCTCTACGCATTGGCGGGTATGGGTGCGGTGGCCGCCGCCGTGCTGGGCGCGCCGATCTCGACCACGTTGATCGTGTTCGAGCTGACCGGTGACTGGCAGACCGCGATGGCGGTGATGGTCGCGGTGTCGTTGTCCACGGCGCTGTCAACGCGGCTGGTGGATCGGTCATTCTTTTTGACCCAGCTCGAGCGGCGCAATGTGCATCTGGCCGCCGGACCGCAGGCCTATTTGCTGGCGACCTTCCGGGTCGCCACGATCATGCGCCCACGAGATGATGCCCGCGCAGCACCAGAGACGGCCTGCTGGGATCTGGTGGGCGAGGGGGTCTATATCGACGGCAATGCCACGCTGGAACAGGCCATGCCCTTGTTCGAGACGGGCGGCCATCGGTTTATCCCGGTGGTGACATTGGGCGGCGAAGATAACCCGCCAGAGCTGTGGGGCGCGCTGTTTCAGGTGGATGCCTTGCGCGCGATGAACAAAGCCTTGGCCGAGACCGCGCGCGAAGAACACTCCTGA
- a CDS encoding aminopeptidase P family protein, with the protein MFQTFGASSTPEQGPPRLASLRAHMARAGLDGFLVPRADVHQGEYVADADARLEWLTGFTGSAGFAAVLADVAGVFIDGRYRLQVRDQVADVFTPVNWPEIKLADWLKDQLPKGGLVGYDPWLHTVSEIKTLAKALDGSGITMQASANLVDAIWDDQPAPPDAKFTAYPLEYAGESHADKGARVASGTHVITLPDSIAWLLNIRSTDIERNPVPHAFAVLHPDGKVDLFTRPGKADDITDHLGTDVTLHDQSTFLDHLATLPAPVLIDEKVCPQIVKTTLGDKATHGTDPCLLPKATKNATEIAGARAAHLRDGAAMVRFLAWLDATAPGGQLTEIDVVKQLESFRRDTNQLLDVSFETICGAGAHGAIVHYRVTDDTNAPVSPGELLLVDSGGQYIDGTTDITRTVIVGDPSDDHRACYTRVLQGMIAVSRTQFPRGVAGNHLDALARAPLWADGMDYDHGTGHGVGAYLSVHEGPHGLSRRATTPFEEGVIISNEPGYYRTDAFGIRIENLIVVVKAPSGPDSRDMLAFDTLTYVPLDRRLIDTARLSPAERAWVDSYHAATLDRIGPLIDGSALDWLKQATAPL; encoded by the coding sequence ATGTTTCAAACCTTTGGCGCATCATCAACGCCCGAACAGGGCCCGCCCCGGCTGGCCTCCTTGCGTGCGCACATGGCCCGTGCCGGTTTGGATGGCTTTCTGGTCCCGCGCGCAGACGTGCATCAGGGCGAATACGTGGCGGATGCAGATGCCCGGCTGGAATGGCTCACAGGCTTCACCGGTTCTGCTGGCTTTGCCGCCGTATTGGCTGATGTCGCCGGGGTTTTCATTGACGGCCGCTATCGACTTCAGGTCCGCGATCAGGTGGCTGATGTCTTCACACCCGTCAACTGGCCCGAGATCAAGCTTGCGGACTGGCTAAAGGACCAACTACCCAAGGGCGGTCTCGTCGGCTACGACCCTTGGCTCCATACGGTCAGTGAGATTAAGACATTGGCCAAGGCGCTGGACGGAAGCGGCATCACAATGCAGGCCAGCGCCAATCTGGTGGACGCGATCTGGGACGATCAGCCCGCCCCGCCTGACGCAAAGTTCACCGCCTACCCCCTTGAATACGCAGGCGAAAGCCACGCGGACAAAGGTGCGCGGGTGGCAAGTGGCACCCATGTCATCACCCTGCCCGATAGCATCGCGTGGCTCTTGAACATCCGCAGCACCGACATTGAGCGCAACCCTGTGCCCCATGCCTTTGCGGTGTTGCATCCTGACGGCAAGGTTGATCTTTTCACCCGCCCCGGCAAAGCGGATGACATCACCGACCACCTAGGCACAGACGTCACCTTGCACGACCAATCCACCTTTCTGGACCACCTTGCGACCCTGCCCGCCCCGGTGCTGATTGACGAAAAGGTCTGCCCGCAGATCGTCAAGACCACACTGGGCGACAAGGCCACTCATGGCACCGATCCCTGCCTGCTACCCAAGGCCACCAAGAATGCCACCGAAATTGCAGGCGCGCGCGCGGCCCACCTGCGCGACGGGGCCGCAATGGTCCGCTTTCTGGCCTGGCTCGACGCGACTGCCCCCGGCGGGCAACTGACCGAAATAGACGTGGTCAAGCAGCTTGAAAGCTTCCGCCGCGACACCAACCAATTGCTGGACGTCAGCTTTGAAACCATCTGCGGCGCAGGCGCGCATGGGGCCATCGTCCACTACCGCGTGACGGACGACACCAACGCGCCCGTCTCACCGGGTGAATTGCTGCTGGTCGATTCTGGCGGCCAATACATCGACGGCACCACCGACATCACCCGCACGGTGATCGTGGGTGACCCATCAGATGACCACCGCGCCTGCTATACCCGCGTCCTGCAAGGCATGATCGCGGTCAGCCGCACGCAGTTTCCGCGCGGCGTTGCGGGCAACCATCTGGACGCGCTTGCGCGTGCGCCGCTCTGGGCGGATGGGATGGATTATGACCACGGCACGGGCCACGGTGTCGGGGCCTATCTGTCAGTACACGAAGGCCCCCACGGCCTATCCCGCCGCGCCACCACCCCGTTTGAGGAAGGCGTGATCATCTCGAACGAGCCGGGATATTACCGCACCGACGCCTTTGGCATCCGCATCGAAAACCTGATTGTCGTGGTCAAAGCGCCCAGTGGTCCAGACAGCCGCGATATGCTGGCCTTTGACACGCTGACCTATGTCCCGCTTGACCGCCGCCTGATCGACACCGCGCGCTTGTCGCCCGCCGAACGCGCATGGGTCGACAGCTATCACGCCGCAACTCTTGACCGGATCGGCCCGCTGATAGATGGTTCTGCGCTCGACTGGCTGAAACAGGCGACCGCCCCGTTATAG
- a CDS encoding DUF427 domain-containing protein, which yields MADHIKIRPATGTWVVRAAGAVIGESTRALELTEGDYPPVIYFPREDIAMAFLDPSDTTSTCPFKGAATYFTLVAKSGPIADAAWSYEAPKDAVAQIKDHLAFYTTKVAVEEV from the coding sequence ATGGCCGACCATATCAAGATACGCCCCGCCACAGGCACATGGGTCGTGCGTGCCGCAGGCGCTGTCATCGGCGAATCGACCCGCGCGCTGGAACTGACCGAAGGCGACTATCCCCCCGTCATCTATTTCCCGCGGGAAGATATCGCCATGGCCTTTCTGGACCCTTCGGACACCACATCAACCTGCCCGTTCAAAGGTGCCGCCACCTATTTCACGCTGGTCGCCAAAAGCGGCCCGATCGCAGACGCCGCATGGTCTTACGAAGCACCAAAAGACGCCGTCGCCCAGATCAAGGACCACTTGGCGTTTTACACCACAAAGGTCGCCGTGGAAGAGGTCTAG